In Poecilia reticulata strain Guanapo linkage group LG1, Guppy_female_1.0+MT, whole genome shotgun sequence, one genomic interval encodes:
- the prom1b gene encoding prominin 1 b isoform X1, translating into MCFSLGVLVAYAANHNISTQIKSTRRLINTNMRDLKTFANNTPAQIDYLTAQYTTAKNKVLSDLDNIGPLLGARIHSHLEKEVVPALDVALRMAGAKVESAIKAMRETKEALENVSSALEILQEGMGKLQASLAGERSSLSNTLSDPACTNGAVSPTCNTIRSTLPQLGTNADFSKLPNVNEALTNINTVLKIDLSNIVQKGYTSFNDTPAMVKEQTRNIVTALPRVKSMLDKIGNEINGFSKMFPVESSLANFTIFLNERHKFIESFYPQVDQMDFYRWIACVAVLCTIVLIMAFNMLGLLCGTCGYDKQATPTTRGCLSNTGGNLLMAGVGFSFIFAWVLMGLVTTLFAVGGNVEKLICEPLANRQLFKIIDTPFLVHPEKRNFLPGMLFQNPNIDLTLGSMYRECYENNGLYHALQLENIFNINSFLNRTVYNKDLAKVLEGVQVDLRDIMLLDQAGRDNLMNFANSGVGEIDYPAYLAEVNKGVTIVDLLSFCSDLEDQADQLPRGALENALKGHANSIRSIHREQVVPMEQAMKYVRARSTLSQGIKLLQKMSNDLPMKVTNILSAIDAAEYLITQNASHVVKQETKAFVHSLVGYFKQYTDWVKNSLSAEVAQCKPISNMVDSMEIVGCSFIIDSVVRSHCGCFCVHRKSGCQL; encoded by the exons ATGTGTTTCAGTCTGGGAGTTCTCGTCGCCTATGCAGCCAACCACAACATCAGCACTCAGATCAAAAGCACCCGAAGACTCATAAACACCAACATGAGGGACCTGAAGACATTTGCTAACAACACCCCAGCG CAAATCGATTACCTGACAGCCCAGTACACCACTGCCAAGAACAAAGTCCTGTCAGACCTCGACA ACATCGGACCTCTGCTGGGAGCCAGAATCCACAGCCATCTGGAGAAAGAGGTGGTTCCTGCGCTGGATGTCGCCCTTCGAATGGCAGGAG CAAAAGTTGAGAGTGCTATTAAAG ccatgCGGGAAACCAAAGAAGCTCTGGAGAACGTCAGCTCCGCCCTGGAGATCCTTCAGGAGGGAATGGGAAAGCTCCAGGCCAGCCTGGCCGGGGAGCGCTCCTCTCTGTCCAACACGCTGTCGGACCCGGCCTGCACCAACGGAGCCGTGTCCCCTACCTGCAACACAATCCGCTCCACCCTGCCTCAGCTCGGAACCAACGCCGACTTCTCCAAG CTTCCAAATGTTAACGAAGCCTTGACCAACATAAACACTGTACTGAAAATAGATCTCAGCAACATTGTTCAAAAG GGTTACACCTCCTTTAACGACACCCCAGCGATGGTGAAAGAACAGACCAGGAACATAGTCACAG CTCTGCCTC GAGTGAAAAGCATGCTGGATAAGATTGGAAATGAGATCAACGGCTTCTCCAAGATGTTCCCAGTGGAATCCTCTCTTGCCAATTTCACCATTTTTCTCAACGAAAGACACAAGTTCATCGAGTCGTTTTACCCCCAGGTGGACCAGATGGATTTCTACAG GTGGATCGCCTGCGTGGCCGTTCTCTGCACCATCGTCTTGATTATGGCCTTCAACATGCTGGGCCTGCTCTGCGGCACCTGTGGCTACGACAAGCAGGCCACCCCGACCACACGCGGCTGCCTGTCCAACACTGGCGGAAACCTGCTGATGGC AGGTGTGGGATTCTCCTTTATCTTTGCCTGGGTGCTGATGGGACTCGTTACCACTCTGTTTGCTGTTGGAGGCAACGTGGAGAAGCTGATATGTGAACCTCTGGCCAACCGGCAGCTTTTCAAG attATCGATACACCATTCCTGGTTCATCCTGAAAAAAGGAATTTTCTTCCTGGGATGCTCTTCCAGAATCCAAACATTGACTTGACCCTGGGCAGCATGTACAG GGAGTGCTATGAGAACAACGGTCTGTATCACGCTCTGCAGCTGGAGAACATCTTCAACATCAACTCATTCCTAAACAGGACTGTG TACAACAAAGATCTGGCCAAAGTGTTGGAAGGAGTCCAGGTGGACCTGAGGGACATCATGCTGCTGGACCAGGCCGGCAGAGACAACCTCATGAACTTTGCAAACTCAGGAGTTGGAGAAATTGACTATCCAGCTTACTTGGCTGAG gTGAATAAGGGAGTCACTATTGTGGATCTGCTGTCTTTCTGCTCCGATCTGGAGGATCAAGCCGACCAGCTG CCCCGTGGAGCTTTGGAGAACGCTCTGAAGGGACACGCCAACAGCATCAGAAGCATCCACAGGGAGCAGGTGGTGCCCATGGAGCAAGCCATG AAATATGTCCGAGCGCGG AGCACCCTGAGCCAGGGCATCAAGCTGCTGCAGAAGATGTCCAATGACCTGCCT ATGAAAGTCACGAACATTCTAAGCGCCATCGATGCAGCAGAATATCTCATCACTCAAAATGCCTCGCATGTGGTGAAACAG GAAACGAAGGCCTTCGTTCACAGCCTGGTGGGATACTTCAAGCAGTACACTGACTGGGTTAAAAACTCT CTATCTGCAGAGGTAGCCCAGTGTAAACCCATCAGCAACATGGTGGACAGCATGGAGATAGTGGGTTGCAGCTTCATCATTGACTCTGTGGTAAGATCTCACTGTGGGTGTTTCTGTGTTCACAGGAAGTCAGGCTGCCAGCTGTAG
- the prom1b gene encoding prominin 1 b isoform X2, with amino-acid sequence MCFSLGVLVAYAANHNISTQIKSTRRLINTNMRDLKTFANNTPAQIDYLTAQYTTAKNKVLSDLDNIGPLLGARIHSHLEKEVVPALDVALRMAGAKVESAIKAMRETKEALENVSSALEILQEGMGKLQASLAGERSSLSNTLSDPACTNGAVSPTCNTIRSTLPQLGTNADFSKLPNVNEALTNINTVLKIDLSNIVQKGYTSFNDTPAMVKEQTRNIVTGVKSMLDKIGNEINGFSKMFPVESSLANFTIFLNERHKFIESFYPQVDQMDFYRWIACVAVLCTIVLIMAFNMLGLLCGTCGYDKQATPTTRGCLSNTGGNLLMAGVGFSFIFAWVLMGLVTTLFAVGGNVEKLICEPLANRQLFKIIDTPFLVHPEKRNFLPGMLFQNPNIDLTLGSMYRECYENNGLYHALQLENIFNINSFLNRTVYNKDLAKVLEGVQVDLRDIMLLDQAGRDNLMNFANSGVGEIDYPAYLAEVNKGVTIVDLLSFCSDLEDQADQLPRGALENALKGHANSIRSIHREQVVPMEQAMKYVRARSTLSQGIKLLQKMSNDLPMKVTNILSAIDAAEYLITQNASHVVKQETKAFVHSLVGYFKQYTDWVKNSLSAEVAQCKPISNMVDSMEIVGCSFIIDSVVRSHCGCFCVHRKSGCQL; translated from the exons ATGTGTTTCAGTCTGGGAGTTCTCGTCGCCTATGCAGCCAACCACAACATCAGCACTCAGATCAAAAGCACCCGAAGACTCATAAACACCAACATGAGGGACCTGAAGACATTTGCTAACAACACCCCAGCG CAAATCGATTACCTGACAGCCCAGTACACCACTGCCAAGAACAAAGTCCTGTCAGACCTCGACA ACATCGGACCTCTGCTGGGAGCCAGAATCCACAGCCATCTGGAGAAAGAGGTGGTTCCTGCGCTGGATGTCGCCCTTCGAATGGCAGGAG CAAAAGTTGAGAGTGCTATTAAAG ccatgCGGGAAACCAAAGAAGCTCTGGAGAACGTCAGCTCCGCCCTGGAGATCCTTCAGGAGGGAATGGGAAAGCTCCAGGCCAGCCTGGCCGGGGAGCGCTCCTCTCTGTCCAACACGCTGTCGGACCCGGCCTGCACCAACGGAGCCGTGTCCCCTACCTGCAACACAATCCGCTCCACCCTGCCTCAGCTCGGAACCAACGCCGACTTCTCCAAG CTTCCAAATGTTAACGAAGCCTTGACCAACATAAACACTGTACTGAAAATAGATCTCAGCAACATTGTTCAAAAG GGTTACACCTCCTTTAACGACACCCCAGCGATGGTGAAAGAACAGACCAGGAACATAGTCACAG GAGTGAAAAGCATGCTGGATAAGATTGGAAATGAGATCAACGGCTTCTCCAAGATGTTCCCAGTGGAATCCTCTCTTGCCAATTTCACCATTTTTCTCAACGAAAGACACAAGTTCATCGAGTCGTTTTACCCCCAGGTGGACCAGATGGATTTCTACAG GTGGATCGCCTGCGTGGCCGTTCTCTGCACCATCGTCTTGATTATGGCCTTCAACATGCTGGGCCTGCTCTGCGGCACCTGTGGCTACGACAAGCAGGCCACCCCGACCACACGCGGCTGCCTGTCCAACACTGGCGGAAACCTGCTGATGGC AGGTGTGGGATTCTCCTTTATCTTTGCCTGGGTGCTGATGGGACTCGTTACCACTCTGTTTGCTGTTGGAGGCAACGTGGAGAAGCTGATATGTGAACCTCTGGCCAACCGGCAGCTTTTCAAG attATCGATACACCATTCCTGGTTCATCCTGAAAAAAGGAATTTTCTTCCTGGGATGCTCTTCCAGAATCCAAACATTGACTTGACCCTGGGCAGCATGTACAG GGAGTGCTATGAGAACAACGGTCTGTATCACGCTCTGCAGCTGGAGAACATCTTCAACATCAACTCATTCCTAAACAGGACTGTG TACAACAAAGATCTGGCCAAAGTGTTGGAAGGAGTCCAGGTGGACCTGAGGGACATCATGCTGCTGGACCAGGCCGGCAGAGACAACCTCATGAACTTTGCAAACTCAGGAGTTGGAGAAATTGACTATCCAGCTTACTTGGCTGAG gTGAATAAGGGAGTCACTATTGTGGATCTGCTGTCTTTCTGCTCCGATCTGGAGGATCAAGCCGACCAGCTG CCCCGTGGAGCTTTGGAGAACGCTCTGAAGGGACACGCCAACAGCATCAGAAGCATCCACAGGGAGCAGGTGGTGCCCATGGAGCAAGCCATG AAATATGTCCGAGCGCGG AGCACCCTGAGCCAGGGCATCAAGCTGCTGCAGAAGATGTCCAATGACCTGCCT ATGAAAGTCACGAACATTCTAAGCGCCATCGATGCAGCAGAATATCTCATCACTCAAAATGCCTCGCATGTGGTGAAACAG GAAACGAAGGCCTTCGTTCACAGCCTGGTGGGATACTTCAAGCAGTACACTGACTGGGTTAAAAACTCT CTATCTGCAGAGGTAGCCCAGTGTAAACCCATCAGCAACATGGTGGACAGCATGGAGATAGTGGGTTGCAGCTTCATCATTGACTCTGTGGTAAGATCTCACTGTGGGTGTTTCTGTGTTCACAGGAAGTCAGGCTGCCAGCTGTAG
- the prom1b gene encoding prominin 1 b isoform X3: MCFSLGVLVAYAANHNISTQIKSTRRLINTNMRDLKTFANNTPAQIDYLTAQYTTAKNKVLSDLDNIGPLLGARIHSHLEKEVVPALDVALRMAGAKVESAIKAMRETKEALENVSSALEILQEGMGKLQASLAGERSSLSNTLSDPACTNGAVSPTCNTIRSTLPQLGTNADFSKLPNVNEALTNINTVLKIDLSNIVQKGYTSFNDTPAMVKEQTRNIVTALPRVKSMLDKIGNEINGFSKMFPVESSLANFTIFLNERHKFIESFYPQVDQMDFYRWIACVAVLCTIVLIMAFNMLGLLCGTCGYDKQATPTTRGCLSNTGGNLLMAGVGFSFIFAWVLMGLVTTLFAVGGNVEKLICEPLANRQLFKIIDTPFLVHPEKRNFLPGMLFQNPNIDLTLGSMYRECYENNGLYHALQLENIFNINSFLNRTVYNKDLAKVLEGVQVDLRDIMLLDQAGRDNLMNFANSGVGEIDYPAYLAEVNKGVTIVDLLSFCSDLEDQADQLPRGALENALKGHANSIRSIHREQVVPMEQAMSTLSQGIKLLQKMSNDLPMKVTNILSAIDAAEYLITQNASHVVKQETKAFVHSLVGYFKQYTDWVKNSLSAEVAQCKPISNMVDSMEIVGCSFIIDSVVRSHCGCFCVHRKSGCQL; the protein is encoded by the exons ATGTGTTTCAGTCTGGGAGTTCTCGTCGCCTATGCAGCCAACCACAACATCAGCACTCAGATCAAAAGCACCCGAAGACTCATAAACACCAACATGAGGGACCTGAAGACATTTGCTAACAACACCCCAGCG CAAATCGATTACCTGACAGCCCAGTACACCACTGCCAAGAACAAAGTCCTGTCAGACCTCGACA ACATCGGACCTCTGCTGGGAGCCAGAATCCACAGCCATCTGGAGAAAGAGGTGGTTCCTGCGCTGGATGTCGCCCTTCGAATGGCAGGAG CAAAAGTTGAGAGTGCTATTAAAG ccatgCGGGAAACCAAAGAAGCTCTGGAGAACGTCAGCTCCGCCCTGGAGATCCTTCAGGAGGGAATGGGAAAGCTCCAGGCCAGCCTGGCCGGGGAGCGCTCCTCTCTGTCCAACACGCTGTCGGACCCGGCCTGCACCAACGGAGCCGTGTCCCCTACCTGCAACACAATCCGCTCCACCCTGCCTCAGCTCGGAACCAACGCCGACTTCTCCAAG CTTCCAAATGTTAACGAAGCCTTGACCAACATAAACACTGTACTGAAAATAGATCTCAGCAACATTGTTCAAAAG GGTTACACCTCCTTTAACGACACCCCAGCGATGGTGAAAGAACAGACCAGGAACATAGTCACAG CTCTGCCTC GAGTGAAAAGCATGCTGGATAAGATTGGAAATGAGATCAACGGCTTCTCCAAGATGTTCCCAGTGGAATCCTCTCTTGCCAATTTCACCATTTTTCTCAACGAAAGACACAAGTTCATCGAGTCGTTTTACCCCCAGGTGGACCAGATGGATTTCTACAG GTGGATCGCCTGCGTGGCCGTTCTCTGCACCATCGTCTTGATTATGGCCTTCAACATGCTGGGCCTGCTCTGCGGCACCTGTGGCTACGACAAGCAGGCCACCCCGACCACACGCGGCTGCCTGTCCAACACTGGCGGAAACCTGCTGATGGC AGGTGTGGGATTCTCCTTTATCTTTGCCTGGGTGCTGATGGGACTCGTTACCACTCTGTTTGCTGTTGGAGGCAACGTGGAGAAGCTGATATGTGAACCTCTGGCCAACCGGCAGCTTTTCAAG attATCGATACACCATTCCTGGTTCATCCTGAAAAAAGGAATTTTCTTCCTGGGATGCTCTTCCAGAATCCAAACATTGACTTGACCCTGGGCAGCATGTACAG GGAGTGCTATGAGAACAACGGTCTGTATCACGCTCTGCAGCTGGAGAACATCTTCAACATCAACTCATTCCTAAACAGGACTGTG TACAACAAAGATCTGGCCAAAGTGTTGGAAGGAGTCCAGGTGGACCTGAGGGACATCATGCTGCTGGACCAGGCCGGCAGAGACAACCTCATGAACTTTGCAAACTCAGGAGTTGGAGAAATTGACTATCCAGCTTACTTGGCTGAG gTGAATAAGGGAGTCACTATTGTGGATCTGCTGTCTTTCTGCTCCGATCTGGAGGATCAAGCCGACCAGCTG CCCCGTGGAGCTTTGGAGAACGCTCTGAAGGGACACGCCAACAGCATCAGAAGCATCCACAGGGAGCAGGTGGTGCCCATGGAGCAAGCCATG AGCACCCTGAGCCAGGGCATCAAGCTGCTGCAGAAGATGTCCAATGACCTGCCT ATGAAAGTCACGAACATTCTAAGCGCCATCGATGCAGCAGAATATCTCATCACTCAAAATGCCTCGCATGTGGTGAAACAG GAAACGAAGGCCTTCGTTCACAGCCTGGTGGGATACTTCAAGCAGTACACTGACTGGGTTAAAAACTCT CTATCTGCAGAGGTAGCCCAGTGTAAACCCATCAGCAACATGGTGGACAGCATGGAGATAGTGGGTTGCAGCTTCATCATTGACTCTGTGGTAAGATCTCACTGTGGGTGTTTCTGTGTTCACAGGAAGTCAGGCTGCCAGCTGTAG
- the prom1b gene encoding prominin 1 b isoform X4, protein MCFSLGVLVAYAANHNISTQIKSTRRLINTNMRDLKTFANNTPAQIDYLTAQYTTAKNKVLSDLDNIGPLLGARIHSHLEKEVVPALDVALRMAGAMRETKEALENVSSALEILQEGMGKLQASLAGERSSLSNTLSDPACTNGAVSPTCNTIRSTLPQLGTNADFSKLPNVNEALTNINTVLKIDLSNIVQKGYTSFNDTPAMVKEQTRNIVTALPRVKSMLDKIGNEINGFSKMFPVESSLANFTIFLNERHKFIESFYPQVDQMDFYRWIACVAVLCTIVLIMAFNMLGLLCGTCGYDKQATPTTRGCLSNTGGNLLMAGVGFSFIFAWVLMGLVTTLFAVGGNVEKLICEPLANRQLFKIIDTPFLVHPEKRNFLPGMLFQNPNIDLTLGSMYRECYENNGLYHALQLENIFNINSFLNRTVYNKDLAKVLEGVQVDLRDIMLLDQAGRDNLMNFANSGVGEIDYPAYLAEVNKGVTIVDLLSFCSDLEDQADQLPRGALENALKGHANSIRSIHREQVVPMEQAMKYVRARSTLSQGIKLLQKMSNDLPMKVTNILSAIDAAEYLITQNASHVVKQETKAFVHSLVGYFKQYTDWVKNSLSAEVAQCKPISNMVDSMEIVGCSFIIDSVVRSHCGCFCVHRKSGCQL, encoded by the exons ATGTGTTTCAGTCTGGGAGTTCTCGTCGCCTATGCAGCCAACCACAACATCAGCACTCAGATCAAAAGCACCCGAAGACTCATAAACACCAACATGAGGGACCTGAAGACATTTGCTAACAACACCCCAGCG CAAATCGATTACCTGACAGCCCAGTACACCACTGCCAAGAACAAAGTCCTGTCAGACCTCGACA ACATCGGACCTCTGCTGGGAGCCAGAATCCACAGCCATCTGGAGAAAGAGGTGGTTCCTGCGCTGGATGTCGCCCTTCGAATGGCAGGAG ccatgCGGGAAACCAAAGAAGCTCTGGAGAACGTCAGCTCCGCCCTGGAGATCCTTCAGGAGGGAATGGGAAAGCTCCAGGCCAGCCTGGCCGGGGAGCGCTCCTCTCTGTCCAACACGCTGTCGGACCCGGCCTGCACCAACGGAGCCGTGTCCCCTACCTGCAACACAATCCGCTCCACCCTGCCTCAGCTCGGAACCAACGCCGACTTCTCCAAG CTTCCAAATGTTAACGAAGCCTTGACCAACATAAACACTGTACTGAAAATAGATCTCAGCAACATTGTTCAAAAG GGTTACACCTCCTTTAACGACACCCCAGCGATGGTGAAAGAACAGACCAGGAACATAGTCACAG CTCTGCCTC GAGTGAAAAGCATGCTGGATAAGATTGGAAATGAGATCAACGGCTTCTCCAAGATGTTCCCAGTGGAATCCTCTCTTGCCAATTTCACCATTTTTCTCAACGAAAGACACAAGTTCATCGAGTCGTTTTACCCCCAGGTGGACCAGATGGATTTCTACAG GTGGATCGCCTGCGTGGCCGTTCTCTGCACCATCGTCTTGATTATGGCCTTCAACATGCTGGGCCTGCTCTGCGGCACCTGTGGCTACGACAAGCAGGCCACCCCGACCACACGCGGCTGCCTGTCCAACACTGGCGGAAACCTGCTGATGGC AGGTGTGGGATTCTCCTTTATCTTTGCCTGGGTGCTGATGGGACTCGTTACCACTCTGTTTGCTGTTGGAGGCAACGTGGAGAAGCTGATATGTGAACCTCTGGCCAACCGGCAGCTTTTCAAG attATCGATACACCATTCCTGGTTCATCCTGAAAAAAGGAATTTTCTTCCTGGGATGCTCTTCCAGAATCCAAACATTGACTTGACCCTGGGCAGCATGTACAG GGAGTGCTATGAGAACAACGGTCTGTATCACGCTCTGCAGCTGGAGAACATCTTCAACATCAACTCATTCCTAAACAGGACTGTG TACAACAAAGATCTGGCCAAAGTGTTGGAAGGAGTCCAGGTGGACCTGAGGGACATCATGCTGCTGGACCAGGCCGGCAGAGACAACCTCATGAACTTTGCAAACTCAGGAGTTGGAGAAATTGACTATCCAGCTTACTTGGCTGAG gTGAATAAGGGAGTCACTATTGTGGATCTGCTGTCTTTCTGCTCCGATCTGGAGGATCAAGCCGACCAGCTG CCCCGTGGAGCTTTGGAGAACGCTCTGAAGGGACACGCCAACAGCATCAGAAGCATCCACAGGGAGCAGGTGGTGCCCATGGAGCAAGCCATG AAATATGTCCGAGCGCGG AGCACCCTGAGCCAGGGCATCAAGCTGCTGCAGAAGATGTCCAATGACCTGCCT ATGAAAGTCACGAACATTCTAAGCGCCATCGATGCAGCAGAATATCTCATCACTCAAAATGCCTCGCATGTGGTGAAACAG GAAACGAAGGCCTTCGTTCACAGCCTGGTGGGATACTTCAAGCAGTACACTGACTGGGTTAAAAACTCT CTATCTGCAGAGGTAGCCCAGTGTAAACCCATCAGCAACATGGTGGACAGCATGGAGATAGTGGGTTGCAGCTTCATCATTGACTCTGTGGTAAGATCTCACTGTGGGTGTTTCTGTGTTCACAGGAAGTCAGGCTGCCAGCTGTAG
- the fgfbp2b gene encoding fibroblast growth factor-binding protein 2b, with protein sequence MRTRMKLMMLPLLLVAAVCGSNVQSNDSSNDSKQRQQQSIVWDDTIRFITKTKDSCTMGVSAAGNFTRLRVSCRSPSQATGRSYYCDFQGQPNQCGAYNKNPRHYFVQMMWELRKLKNACQGAKIYRPHMCRKYSDEAQMTFMTSWPKTSAPKPPKPGQEQRKPAVPAVQYKPTATHKPTKPQPQLVKPLPGRGSQGKRSTPKPAKTAPRPTKEPVSRSSRLATEYCWKSFHGLCSYVIGWFLN encoded by the coding sequence ATGAGGACCAGGATGAAACTTATGATGTTGCCGCTGCTTTTGGTGGCAGCTGTTTGTGGATCCAACGTTCAAAGCAACGACAGCAGCAATGACAGCAAACAGCGGCAACAGCAGTCCATCGTCTGGGACGACACCATCAGATTCATCACCAAGACAAAGGACTCATGCACCATGGGGGTGTCAGCAGCGGGAAACTTCACTCGTCTGCGTGTCTCCTGCAGATCCCCGAGCCAGGCTACAGGGCGCTCCTACTACTGCGACTTCCAGGGCCAACCGAACCAATGTGGAGCCTACAACAAGAACCCTCGGCACTACTTCGTCCAGATGATGTGGGAGTTGAGGAAGCTGAAGAACGCCTGCCAGGGAGCCAAAATCTACCGCCCTCATATGTGCAGGAAGTACTCTGACGAGGCTCAGATGACCTTCATGACCTCCTGGCCCAAGACTTCAGCTCCAAAGCCTCCAAAGCCCGGCCAAGAGCAACGCAAACCAGCAGTGCCAGCAGTGCAGTACAAACCCACCGCTACCCATAAACCCACAAAACCGCAGCCTCAGCTAGTTAAACCTCTGCCGGGCAGAGGCTCCCAGGGCAAGAGAAGCACCCCCAAGCCGGCAAAGACCGCTCCCCGTCCCACCAAGGAGCCGGTGTCCAGGTCGTCCCGCCTCGCCACGGAGTACTGCTGGAAGAGCTTCCATGGCCTCTGCAGCTATGTCATCGGCTGGTTCCTAAACTGA